One genomic region from Rhodothermales bacterium encodes:
- a CDS encoding polysaccharide biosynthesis C-terminal domain-containing protein: MRGRIRQLASDTAVYGVSSIVGRLVNFLLFPLYSHVFLPDAYGPIIVLYAAFVFLNIVYQHGMESAYLKFASDEEVSGDGRHGGRSAAFTTAVLSVGGVMLVCTVLMLAFRSPFAALIGLDTRHLHLLGWAAAILALDALAIVPFADLRLRNRPWTFAGVRLANIAVNVGLNLWLLLGLDMGVEAILMANAAASAVTVLLLVPVMTHRMAARTDRALWRKMLAFGLPFVPGGLGYALTERINIFFLERMDASRVIELYGDRFTDPGLAQRAAELGPGVYTEYVVGTYGGMIKLAVLMALFVQMFRYAWQPFFLQRRRDDDAPELFGKVFFLLTWMLGAVLLAVSFLADNIVSLPLPGDRYLIGPAYWMGLSIIPVALLGYFFQGWYYHFSAGAYIRERTRWFLHATLAGSAVAVAVNALFVPMYGMMAAAAGTAAAYATMALVLLWLVRPVYPVPYAWGRVLVLLAVGVGVFAVWTFVPGADGLLPELGMVTVYAVVGGVLARRA; encoded by the coding sequence ATGAGAGGCCGCATACGGCAGCTCGCCTCGGACACCGCCGTCTACGGTGTATCGTCCATCGTGGGGCGGTTGGTCAACTTCCTGCTCTTCCCGCTCTATTCGCACGTCTTCCTGCCGGATGCGTACGGGCCCATCATCGTGCTGTACGCCGCGTTCGTCTTCCTGAACATCGTGTACCAGCACGGCATGGAATCGGCCTACCTGAAGTTCGCCTCCGACGAGGAGGTGAGCGGGGACGGCCGGCATGGTGGGCGCAGTGCAGCCTTCACCACCGCCGTGCTCTCCGTGGGCGGGGTCATGCTGGTGTGCACGGTCCTCATGCTGGCGTTCCGGAGTCCGTTTGCGGCCCTCATCGGGCTCGACACACGGCATCTGCACCTGCTGGGTTGGGCCGCGGCCATCCTGGCGCTGGACGCCCTGGCCATCGTTCCGTTTGCGGATTTGCGTCTCCGGAATCGCCCCTGGACCTTCGCCGGCGTGCGCCTGGCGAACATCGCCGTGAACGTGGGGCTGAACCTGTGGCTGCTGCTCGGCCTGGACATGGGCGTGGAAGCCATCCTGATGGCCAATGCGGCGGCCTCGGCGGTGACCGTACTGCTGCTCGTGCCCGTCATGACGCATCGGATGGCGGCGCGCACGGACCGGGCGCTGTGGCGGAAGATGCTCGCATTCGGCCTGCCCTTCGTACCGGGTGGGTTGGGATACGCGCTCACGGAGCGCATCAACATTTTCTTCCTGGAGCGGATGGATGCGTCGCGGGTCATTGAACTCTACGGCGACCGGTTCACCGATCCCGGCCTGGCACAACGGGCCGCAGAGCTGGGTCCGGGGGTATACACCGAATATGTGGTCGGGACGTACGGCGGCATGATCAAACTGGCCGTGCTCATGGCCCTGTTCGTGCAGATGTTCCGCTACGCGTGGCAGCCGTTCTTCCTGCAGCGCCGGCGGGACGACGATGCGCCGGAGCTGTTCGGCAAGGTGTTCTTCCTGCTCACCTGGATGCTCGGCGCCGTGCTGTTGGCCGTGTCGTTCCTGGCAGACAACATCGTGTCCCTGCCGTTGCCGGGCGACCGGTACTTGATCGGGCCGGCATACTGGATGGGGCTGAGCATCATTCCGGTTGCGCTGCTGGGGTATTTCTTCCAGGGATGGTACTACCATTTTTCGGCCGGGGCATACATCCGGGAACGGACCCGGTGGTTCCTGCACGCGACGCTGGCCGGCAGCGCGGTGGCCGTGGCCGTGAATGCGCTGTTCGTACCGATGTACGGGATGATGGCAGCTGCTGCCGGGACCGCCGCCGCCTATGCCACCATGGCCCTGGTCCTGCTCTGGCTCGTGCGGCCGGTCTACCCGGTGCCCTACGCCTGGGGCCGGGTACTCGTGCTGCTGGCCGTGGGTGTGGGCGTTTTTGCGGTCTGGACGTTCGTGCCGGGCGCCGACGGTCTGCTGCCTGAACTCGGGATGGTGACCGTGTACGCAGTAGTGGGCGGGGTGCTGGCCAGGCGAGCCTGA
- a CDS encoding ABC transporter permease, with product MFRNYLVTALRAFRRRPVYAIVNVVGLALGMAACVLILTLVHFEWSFDRYHENANRIHKTNFRYLTPDGTPEYQLMMTPEFTPAFKDAFPAIERATRLVQNSMDIRTGDEVYRRMMAEVDHDFFRMFTVPLLAGDVERVLLSPDDMVISRSTAEAWYGSAEAAVGQSTNISRGDLNKDFTVVGVFEDFPAWSSITFDVAVSFENYGDIRLGGNNWGGRTSTYILLAEGTDAEAFEAGLGPHVDTAFAEYVEAMRGASRMATHDGAYTLELQPLADVHRSPEVGVRYERAVHNPLYSWILGGIGLLILLIACINFMTLSVGQSATRAHEVGIRKALGADRGQLMKQYLGESMVLAGGALLTGLALAVVLQPWFNTLTGKELSILGLSPVLLVVGILALLATVGLIAGGYPAVVLSRFQPARVLKGETPKSGRGLLTRSLVVLQYTISIGLLSSLFIMSQQIDHLLNADMGYDAERVVAIEARGLDPNRAEDYVEAYRQAVMPSGYVENVARAGQAFTRSSDRNGWADAQGIQRQAYNFGVDYDYVDVMGMEIVAGRNYSKDYPADPTNSILVNEALVREFGIEEPVGHIMHGWLSFIYETPPTIIGVVEDFNYQSLHTAVQPAVLNMHPGYYNRLGAILVRLKPGNTEQALAALEEAWSVVAPGAPYAWAFVSDDMARQYATEQQWQDIVTWSSILALIIACMGVFGLALLTVTRRIKEIGIRKVLGASAGSIVRLVSGEFAVLVVISSILAVPLAWFAMDRWLENFAYRMDMGAGVFVLATAAALFVAMMTVAWHAWNAARVDPARTLRQ from the coding sequence ATGTTCCGCAATTATCTCGTGACCGCGCTCCGCGCGTTCCGCCGTCGTCCCGTCTATGCCATCGTGAATGTGGTCGGCTTGGCGCTCGGCATGGCCGCGTGCGTCCTCATCCTGACGCTCGTCCACTTCGAATGGAGCTTTGACCGCTATCACGAGAACGCGAATCGGATCCACAAGACCAACTTCCGCTACCTGACGCCCGACGGAACGCCGGAATACCAGCTCATGATGACGCCCGAATTCACACCGGCGTTCAAGGATGCGTTTCCGGCCATAGAACGGGCCACACGCCTCGTGCAGAATTCCATGGACATCCGGACCGGCGATGAGGTGTACCGCCGGATGATGGCCGAAGTGGACCATGACTTCTTCCGGATGTTCACCGTGCCGCTCCTGGCCGGGGATGTTGAACGGGTCCTGCTGTCCCCCGACGACATGGTCATCTCCCGCTCCACGGCCGAGGCTTGGTACGGCTCGGCCGAAGCGGCCGTCGGTCAGTCGACCAATATTTCCCGGGGTGATCTGAACAAGGACTTTACGGTCGTCGGGGTCTTCGAGGACTTCCCGGCCTGGTCCTCCATCACCTTCGATGTAGCCGTGTCGTTCGAGAATTACGGGGACATCCGGCTCGGTGGCAACAACTGGGGCGGCCGGACCTCCACGTACATCCTCCTGGCAGAGGGCACCGACGCCGAGGCGTTCGAAGCCGGACTCGGGCCGCACGTCGATACCGCATTCGCGGAATACGTCGAGGCCATGCGCGGCGCATCCCGGATGGCCACGCACGATGGCGCGTACACCCTTGAACTGCAACCGCTGGCCGACGTGCACCGGTCCCCCGAAGTGGGTGTGAGATATGAGCGCGCCGTCCACAATCCACTGTATTCCTGGATTCTCGGGGGTATCGGCCTGCTCATCCTGCTCATTGCATGCATCAACTTCATGACGCTGTCCGTCGGGCAATCCGCCACGCGGGCCCATGAGGTCGGCATCCGGAAGGCGCTGGGCGCCGATCGCGGGCAGCTCATGAAACAGTATCTGGGTGAATCGATGGTGCTGGCAGGCGGTGCCCTGCTGACCGGCCTGGCCCTCGCGGTAGTGCTCCAGCCGTGGTTCAACACGCTGACGGGCAAGGAACTGTCCATCCTGGGTCTGTCGCCCGTCCTGCTGGTGGTCGGAATCCTGGCCTTGCTCGCCACCGTCGGTCTGATTGCGGGCGGATACCCCGCCGTGGTCCTGTCACGGTTCCAGCCCGCCCGCGTCCTGAAGGGCGAAACCCCGAAGTCCGGTCGCGGCCTTCTGACACGGAGTCTGGTCGTTCTGCAATACACGATCTCTATCGGCCTCCTCTCAAGCCTGTTCATCATGAGCCAGCAGATTGACCATCTCCTGAATGCCGACATGGGGTACGATGCCGAGCGTGTGGTGGCCATCGAAGCCCGCGGATTGGACCCGAATCGTGCCGAGGACTACGTGGAAGCGTATCGCCAGGCGGTCATGCCCTCCGGATACGTCGAGAATGTGGCCCGGGCCGGACAGGCTTTCACCCGGAGCAGTGACCGGAACGGCTGGGCCGATGCGCAGGGCATCCAGCGCCAAGCCTACAATTTCGGCGTGGATTACGACTACGTGGACGTGATGGGCATGGAAATCGTGGCCGGGCGCAATTATTCGAAGGACTACCCGGCCGATCCCACGAATTCCATCCTCGTGAACGAGGCCCTCGTACGGGAATTCGGGATCGAGGAGCCGGTGGGACATATCATGCACGGGTGGCTCTCGTTCATCTATGAGACCCCGCCGACCATCATTGGCGTCGTGGAGGACTTCAACTACCAATCGCTGCACACGGCTGTGCAGCCTGCCGTCCTGAACATGCACCCGGGCTACTACAATCGGTTGGGCGCCATCCTGGTCCGGCTGAAACCTGGCAATACCGAGCAGGCGCTGGCTGCGCTGGAGGAGGCGTGGTCCGTCGTGGCGCCCGGTGCGCCCTATGCGTGGGCCTTCGTGTCTGACGACATGGCCCGGCAGTATGCCACCGAGCAGCAGTGGCAGGATATCGTGACGTGGTCGTCCATCCTGGCCCTCATCATTGCCTGCATGGGCGTCTTCGGGTTGGCCTTGCTGACCGTTACGCGCCGCATAAAGGAGATCGGCATCCGGAAGGTCCTTGGCGCGAGCGCCGGCAGCATTGTCCGCCTGGTTTCCGGTGAGTTCGCAGTCCTCGTGGTGATCTCGTCCATACTGGCCGTCCCGCTGGCCTGGTTCGCCATGGACCGCTGGCTGGAAAACTTTGCTTACCGCATGGATATGGGCGCCGGCGTCTTCGTGTTGGCTACTGCCGCCGCGCTGTTCGTGGCCATGATGACCGTGGCCTGGCACGCGTGGAACGCCGCTCGGGTGGATCCGGCGCGGACGCTGAGGCAGTAG